The Brassica oleracea var. oleracea cultivar TO1000 chromosome C6, BOL, whole genome shotgun sequence genome includes a region encoding these proteins:
- the LOC106299356 gene encoding histidine-rich glycoprotein-like — METPFLVAVLLLALSSSSFTRGQRIIQIPPPRPLCASQYALANYACSRLPMNTVPLPSPIAPPSPPIFPPPPPPPHYDHDHDHDDDDDHEHDHGDHHDDDHDHDEDDHDDHDHDHDHNDHDHDRDHDHDDDNHHDNNHNHRRHRRRHHHHHHHHQRHREETFAQQECCKWLKQMDNECVCDLLVRLPPLLAKPAHNYTVFVDESCIVTYTCGGRLMS, encoded by the coding sequence ATGGAAACTCCTTTTCTTGTAGCTGTTCTCCTTCTGGCTCTCTCCTCTTCCTCTTTCACACGAGGGCAAAGAATCATACAGATTCCACCACCCCGTCCGTTATGCGCCTCTCAATACGCCCTGGCTAACTACGCCTGCTCACGTCTCCCAATGAACACTGTCCCACTTCCTTCCCCCATTGCCCCACCTTCTCCTCCCATCTTTCCTCCTCCTCCTCCTCCTCCTCACTATGACCATGACCATGACCACGACGATGACGATGACCACGAGCATGACCATGGTGACCACCATGATGATGATCACGACCACGACGAGGATGACCACGACGACCATGACCACGACCATGATCACAATGACCATGACCACGACCGTGATCATGATCACGATGATGACAACCACCACGACAACAACCATAACCACCGTCGCCACCGCCGTCGCCACCACCACCACCATCATCATCATCAAAGACACAGAGAAGAGACGTTTGCTCAACAAGAGTGCTGCAAGTGGCTGAAGCAAATGGACAACGAGTGCGTGTGCGACCTTCTGGTTAGGCTTCCGCCATTGCTAGCAAAACCTGCGCATAACTATACAGTGTTTGTGGATGAGTCGTGCATCGTCACTTACACCTGTGGAGGCAGACTTATGAGCTGA